The Salarias fasciatus chromosome 16, fSalaFa1.1, whole genome shotgun sequence sequence CCGTGCCTTCTGTGTTCAGCTTCTCGTAGCAGAACTTCTCTGATCCTCCAGCCTCTGAAACACAAGATGAAGGGATGAACTGTAAAGGAGTTCAGCACAAAGCTCTCTCAGGGTGCCATATAGATTTTATATTTATATCCTAATCCCTGCCAAATTATTTCTGTCAAAAGTTCATTTCTTCACTGAAGCTGATTCAAACAATTCTAAAGTAATCAGGTCAGCCTTCCAACttcaacaacaaatgaaaatgatccACTAACCTAATTTTTCAGCAAACTGCgcaaaacttgcaaaaaaaagcttttatttccaagaaatgcGGCTCTATTTATACAggaattacattttgaaaatatattttcagtgCTTGTAACCTATTACATTGTTGAAAAAGTCATAATGATGGATTCAAAATCTTATTACActgaaaaagtacaaaattaTTCAGACAAGGTATGGCtacaacttgaaaaaaataaatcattgagTTCTTTACTATGGCTGGAAGATTCTGATTCAGTTCCTTCATACATTTTGGaattttccaaattaaaaaaacaggaaaaaagtggaaaaaaaataatatcagAAACGCTGTCTATATATAGCACtggatttttttattctctcaagGTAGATTGGAAAATATGACTCATACATTATGGTTGAGAGTAATAAAGCAATAACAAAATGTTGGCTACTGCGGGATCCACTATGGAGCTGCTTAAACACATCAGGAGCAAGAAGGAGATTtcaaaaagagaaaggagaggaaTACTGGGGAAAATGGGATTGTTATGAAGACTGAAGAAATGTGTGAATATATAGAGTTTTATTCATCCACTGTATTCTGCGCATTATTCTGCTTCATGATaccagtagctcagttggtagagcgggtcatcttataaccggaaggttggcggttcgatccccgctcccgcaggcgtaaaactggcgttgtgtccttgggcaagacacttcaccaccttgcctagtatgaaagttgtgagagtgaatggttggtggtggtcggaggggccgatggcgcagattggcagcctcgcttccgtcagtctgccccagggcagctgtggctacaatagtagcttaccaccaccgagtatggtgtgaatgggttgatgtgatattgcagtgtgaagcgctttgggctctgtcatgcagggtaaaaagcgctatacaagtgtataATTTACTATTTTGTATTCATGTACAATGCTGGAaatgatattaaaataaaaaattaaaaggctgaaaaaaagAGGCTAAAATATTATATTAATGGTACATTTTACGCTACTGGCCATAATCACATTACTGGTTGTTACAGTAGTCATTTTTGATTGAATCTCTAGTATTTTCATGTTAACATACTGTACATTGTTGCCAAAACATGTGGTGTGTTTTATAGCAGCTGGAAACAGTCGCCGTCTTTAAATTTTTATGACCTTTACATTACATTCACTTCAAACACTGTGTGTTTGATCAAATTATTAATTTAACTCTCCACCTATTTCCTTGTTGTCATGGTTTCTcctgaaaatacacatttctttACTAATAAATCCCAGCTCTCCAACACTCCACGACCGATGTGAATGAAAAGACCGAATCTTACTCGACCCCCAGATGTATTTGCactggttctctctggttttGCACTCTCCACTGTAGCAGcggcccttcaaaataaaacagaaagacacacagtgACTGGATGCCACTCTGCACGAgtgttttctgatctgaaccaAATGAGGATCGTTGTTTCCCACCTTGTTGACCTGACAGTAGTAACCGTCCTGCTTGTGGAGGTTGGGAGGGCACTGCAAAGTCACAACAAGGACACGTCTTCCAAAAACCAGCCACTTCATCTCAGCCATGCAAAGACTCAAACTCAGACATTAAGAGACACCTGTCCAGAGTCCCCGGAGCAGGTCTCCGAGATGTCACAGTCGTTCACGGCGTAGCGGCAGCTGTAACCTCGAGGATAGAACTGGAGAGAGAAACCAGAGACGGCATGTTGCTTTTCACACATCCTGAGGTGATGGCGGAGCGTCATCCGGACGCCACACTCTTACCAGACATGTGTTATTGCAGCACGGCCCGTCGCTGCAGTGCGCCCCGTTGGCCAGGGAGCACTTCTTGCAGCACTCCTTGTAGCAGTCCTGAAGAAAAGGGAAGGGAAGAGGGGAGAGCGGAGGCTTCAAACAGCTGAACAGACGGCTGGCAGCAAGCAGACGTGACGGACGGGAACTTGCCGCTCTGGCTCCGCAGTCGcactcctctcccacctcaACGAATCCATTCCCACACTCCGCCTCATTGAACAGCTGCCGGGAGGAGAGCAAGACGACGTGAGGCCAGCCCGAgatcagagctgtgtgtgtttgtttatgtgtgtgtgtgtgtgtgtgtgtgtgagtgtgtgtgtgagaccttgGTGGGCCTGTTGAACAGACACGAGCCGCCGCCTTTCAACAGGAACTCCTTGTAATCTGTGATGCTGCATTTGGAGAATCTCTGCGGGTGTTGGACCCTGAAAAAGGGGAAGAATAGGAGACATCAGTTACAGTTACATCAGTGTTAAATGTCCTGATATCTGCTGAACTTTATCTTTATGATAAAACCAGCGTAAACCTGTGGCATCTTCTAAAAAAAGAACGGATACCTCCCCAACATGCTTTGTTAACTCACTGTTAGATAGATATCATTATCATCAGCTCTTTGATTTATAACCAATACAAGTCTTCTGCTAGTTAGAAGCAACATTTGTaagaaattgtctttttttttaatcattatttctgCTCAAGAAGACATTCCTGTTAGGAGACTGCATTGCCCTGAaacccagatttttttttcctgctgctacATCCCCCACTgcagctctctggcgcccccaaGGGGAGGCCTGCAGCACAATCTGCTCTGCATAAAGGCCCTAAACCAGGCTGAGAACAGAATAGAAGAGCTAAATGAATGGATACATTCAATACATACAATTGTGCTTTACATGCCTCATCCTGAGctttaacatgcatgtgagatgtgttttcttttttgtactAAAATTACATCTATTTTCTTATTTCATGTGCATATTTCAATGTCTGGATTTGAATCTTTTCTTAATCTTTGTAAAAAACTTGAAATCAATCCCTCAGCAGttaattaaactaaaaaaaacacaactatcTTTTCTATCATTAAAGGTGCGAgattcaacaacaaaaaccattaaaacaaaGAGATCATCAGATTTTAAccatgaataaagaaaacaatgaaaacaaagacaacatcaTATTTTTTTATGACAGTCCTCAATAACAACCTTTTGGAAAATCACTATAGTATAACTAAAGAATGACTATACTTTTAACAAGTGAGTATAATCACTTGTTTGGACATTTTTGCAGTCACACTGACATTTGTCTGAGCGGTGTTTATTACCCATTGTCCTCCATGATGCATCCAGCCCACAGGCTTGCACATCCACACTCctctgcagaaacaaaacaaaacaaaaaaaaaaagaaaaaaacagaaagagaagagatggagcgatgacacacacacacacacacgcgtttttgaaataaattgaaaacTGAGAAGCatcttcacaaaatgtggtTCTATTTCCAGTTTGTCATTATAGAGAAGCAGCGTTAACCGCTGGATTTAGCACCTGATCCCCGAAGCTTTCTGCTGAATAAAGAAGAATTTCCTCTCTATTTTTCACTGACACACTCACGCTCGGGCAGATTTGGGACCATAAAAAGATTTTTGCTGATggttggcatttttttttttttttttttggagcttgCAGTTTGTAACCTGGCAGCTGTGTGACGATTCTGCCTCATTAACCACAGTAATCGTGAGTCTTGTGGCATAAATTCTATTGGAGTCGGACTGGAGGCAATCTATTTTTAGACACCTTTTTTCCAAGACAATGAGTGCATCTGTCCAACTGTCACTCCTGGTGCCTCAGATAGAAAGGCTGATAAGTTCTGTGATAACCAGACAAAGAGCCAGAGAAAACATCTGAGATGTAAGAAGTAGGATGTTACGTATATCCATCCCTGTGAGTTCTAATTTTAATCTCACTAAATAATCAGAGGTGTAGACTCAAAAATCAAGTTTAACCTCCACCGACATGCCGCTCTGCATGAAAATAAGAAGCTGTTGGAAAACTAAAACAATGTGAAGAACCCCGATTTTTGAACCAGTTTGTTTTCGCTTCCTGCCGACATGTAAACAGAGCAAATTAACTGAATTTCAGTGACTCAAAAGAatgacatttaaagaaaaagagaggaaatatGCTATTTAAATAGCAACTTCTCAGCATGATCAGATGCTTTcaggttacttttttttttttttttttcttcaacaataTCGATCTATCTGGATGGATGTGGGGAAACAAAGCGTGTTTCATGTATACTTCTCTTGGATGCCGGGTCCCACTGGATGCCCAGGTTCTGCGCCAGGCTCTGAGACAGAGATCCCGCCATGGACGCGGTGGTGCCGTACTATAATGACAGAGACCAGACAttactcagacacacactcacacacggtGATGCTGGATGTGTGACAGCTCGTCTCACCTCGTTGACCCCGACGCCACGGCTCACAGAGCACATGCCTCCGAAGTACGCAGTGCTGCTCCTGCGGTAGTGGAAGGTCACATTTCTACAAAAACGATTGAAGATAAAGAGGAAAACAAGTGAAGTAAATCAAATGGCttcataaaaaacaaagaaacatcaAAATAACAACAGAACACTGTAATGATGCTGTGTGATGGGGGGGAGAGTAAAGTTTCTTTTGAGGGCAGGACTCACGACAGAAGCTGCACGGAGTCGGCGTGGTGCTTGATGCTCTGCTGCCGGTACTTGGAGAAATCTCGCAGCATCTCCTGCGGCCTCACGCTGATGGGGATGTGATCCTTGTCCGTCCAGATCTCCACGGCAACCAGCACCACGCGTGTGTGCAGGTGCTCTTTGAAGATCTACCACGAATCATTCGCCGCAGCCAATGGGAGCGAGAAAGGAGGAcggaggggaagaggggggagaaaaaaagcgTGAATTTGAATCTGATTTGTCTGAGAATGACGGATGAGGAGATGCAGCACACTGGGAGCAGGGAGGAATGAGGGGAGCGTTAATGCGCAGGGTCAGATCACACAGCAAGCAATCTGGATTCAATCGCTGCCTCAAGGCCTCTTGGCTGTAGAGTAACAGGTACACAGCCCGGAATTAATTAAACATGGTCACaggccagcagctgctgataACCCCTAAATACTAAAGCACAGCTGTGGCCGAAGGGAAATTCAAAAGCTCTGCAGATATTTCAATAGAAAGAATTGTGATTTGACCAAAGTCAAATTTCATTTTGCTTGTGATGCTCGAGGGAACGACAGATAGCATCGATGAGGTATATtactgacaaaatgaaaatcagcaGCAGACAAAACGTCAGGAAACCCTCGACTCGACCTCATAAAAGCAGGTTTTACTGAATAACAGCCCTTCAAATTCAGCTGTTTGTATATAATTTCAGAAATGGtgagaaaagaaacacataTCTGATGGGTCCCAAATGATAAACAAAGATCGTACTCACACCATCCACAATATTCACTGCTGACTTGGCAAAATTCCTTGTATGCTGCTTGCTCTTGTGTCGTTTATactgcaggaagagagaaagcAAACACCAAACAGAAGATGAATAGGCTGCAGTGCTTTGATGATGCTCAGTTAAGTTACACTGCGCCCTCTTGTGGTTGGAGAGCAGAGTTGGTCTGAAACATGAATGAGTTTATATTTCTGGACATGAGAATAAAATAAGATCGTGTGTAGCATTGAGAGCTGTCTGGTGTTGTCAGAGGAAGCTTGTACCATGCTGTGGTCACTGACAATCATGACTTCCAAATACTTCATCTCTTCAAACACGCTGCGAGGcatctgcagcacagaaaaagacaacatGTCATTCGCCGCCCCGCCATCCgcagagcgacacacacatcTTTTACGTCTTTTACAATGAATGAAGGTTGGGCGAACCGAGGCCGATGCATTACTCAGGAGAGACGTGAGATCAGAGACTTACTGCTCGCTTTTTCCTGCGCTTCAGCCAGGAtaattcatccagctctgagaagagctgctcctcctccactgtaaatacacacacacacaaatacaaggAAACAGAGACACCTCAGCATGGCTAGTGTGCATTTATAACTGGGCTGGCTCATTTCACATGTTTAAACTGACAGGAATGTTGCTTTGAATGTAATACACCAAACTCTCCCACGATGCACGCACAGGTGTGTTCAACAAAAAGATCTCACTCTTGAAGGAGTCTATTTGACAGCAGCATGGACGACTGATGAAGCTCATGTAGCTCCTGATATTaataaattatttgttttacaGGTGGTGGTCATCAACTGGACATGAACTGGAATAACCTGGAACTGGAGGGTGTTTCGCTTTCTAAATTGTTAAgttgtaaaatacatttaacCACTTCTGGTTAAAGTGCTCTGTGCCAAAGCGTGCAGACTGAAGCTGACGTGCAGGCGGGAGAGGCGCGGCGCCGGTCAGAGGCCGAGGGCTGATCGGCAACGTTGCGTAAGATGACAGTAATAGAAGCGTTACCCTCTTCCTCTGAATCATGGCTCCACGGAAGGGAGGCCGTCCTCCTTAGTTTATGAGGCCTTGCAGCCGTATCCTGCAGGGCGAGGCAAAACAAGTGTGAGCAGATTGATGAGGATCTGAGAGAGACGCTGGCCAAAGGAAGGTGCTTCATTTAGGCCAAACACCAATATACAGCAATAACACCAAATATATAAGCAGTTCATATCACAGAGTGTGATAAATTGTAAGAAATGAGTTTCAATCAGTGAAGAATCTCCCCACCATGTTTTATTCAATTTAAGCGTTGAATTATTTATGTATATAGCTACTTCTGCCACATTCATGCAGCTGAGGAAGCAGAGTGTTCCTGTGTGCATGTTCAACCAGAAAGTATTAAAATTATGACATTAAAACAACTAAGAGGCAACGTGACCTCTTGGGGATAATATTCACATCATGATAAACAATGTTACTATCACACAGATCAGAGGGAGCGCAATTATGTTCATGCATATGACCTCCATGTGTTTTGATGacatccaaacacaacagaagctgGTCTTTGTTAAAGATGCAGCATTCTATCTCTTCTCTATTGGGTTTGTCAGACTATGAGTTTGAGTGATAACAGTATTTACTTTCTTCCAGGACAAAGGTGAAAAAGGATCTTTCCAAAAATATTAGTTTTTCAAACCGTTTTGTCGTCCAGACACAAAAATACTTGGAAAGtgacatttttaatgtattcttATTTGTGACTCAGTAGTGAGTAGGATTCATAAATCTGATTTGCATATTTGCACATTTGTTCCATCATTATAAGTGTTTATAGTCATCTGCTCTGTCCTGAtgcatctgattttttttaaacaatgtttaCATAATGTCATTATAAAGATCCCACCTTTTGAGGCCTGTTGTTAGATGACTGACGTTTAATAtactttaaaaaattaaatgcaGGAGATCTGATACAGTTATTGTCAATATGCAGAGATTATACTGTTTTTTCGCTGGCAGAAAATTAAAGCTCACGAGTGAGACGTGTAAACACTGcactgaaacattaaacataCCGGCTAATGCTAGAAACACTTCGGTCAGACAGGCTTCACTGTATCGTCTCTAAAACCAGGAGAGATCAGGACTGGAAATTGAAGGAGTGACTGCTATATGTGTGAATCAGAGGCGTCTGAGGAGATCTGGGCGGTAAATATTTGGCTTTTCTGCAGGAGTAATAACTTACAATTGAATGAGTCTGTAGTAAGGGCTCAATTAGATACACATGGACTCCATCGTCAAACATCCCGCTGCCAGGCGGAGGGAGAAGAAAAGGGAGAGAAGCCAGTCGATACTGAATCAATAGGAGCTGAGAAGCAGAGATGAGTATATCCCCGGATATTCTGAACATGGCaaggaatacacacacacacacacacagcactgctGTTCACTTACTGCAGCCCGTTGCAGGTGGATAGGGCCGCGTGGGAGTTCTCGTTCCCCCTCACCTGGCCGTGGTAGTAGCAGTGCTCTCCGCCCTGCGGGGGGAAAGCACAGCTCCGATGCAGCGCCGGACGTCACACATTAAAGGCACCGCTTCCCTATTTAACCGTCATGTGCTTGAATTTTAACACAGTTTCAAATCTGTAACAGCTTGAGGCACAGATGTTGGTTTGGCTTATTTGCAGAGCACTCCTGTCGGGGGTCTCGGCTTGATGAGGCGGTTACAGGCACTATGTGTGACTCAGCTGTCAGGCCCAGGGTGAGCAGAGGACACCTCCTCCCACccaactccagtttttttttttttttatttctttccctTCCTCTCTCACGCTTCACCCATCCCAccctgcactgctgctgcagagtgcTTTCTCTCCCCACGTCACGTGAccagagctccagcaggaggctgcaggggaGCAAAACCCTGCTGATTCAGCTACAGTACACCCAGCCCAGCTCGCTGCTGCCTGATTCAGCAGCATCAGGAGGAGCCGGCTCTCATccacccccccctctctccatctcctctttaCCTCTGCTCTATAAGATGACGCGATCGCAGGTTTTAACCTACTTATGCAAGTCTGTCCATCTATTCCTGAACATTTTGTTCCTTTCAGCCACAGCTTCTTGAAGGAATTTGTCAATTGTTGATTAAAAATAGCAATCAAAACGCTACCTACTTCAGTACTGGTATTTCAGTCTACTTCCTGAACTCCTTTTTGTGCATTTTACCAACAATATATGTGAATTTTCAAAAGAACAGTAAAGAACTTTACCTTTGACAGAACGGGTTTCCCTCCTTCATAGTGGATCTCCACATAATCTGAAGACAGCAAGTCactgatgaaaacagaaatgtggtTAGTTACAGTGGAAGGATGCGATGCGGcgacaataaaaacacacacataacagcCTGTTTGTCCTCGCTGTGACTGACTCACACACTGTGGTTTTGGGTTAGCGGTGAGCAAAGCTTTGGTTTAAACAGGAGCGCTCGTCACCGCTGCGCCTGGGTTCGCCTGCATAAACACTCTCATGGTATCTAAAACGTGTGGCGGGGATGTTAAATGATGCAAGGCCTCAGGAAAAATGATGATACATGTAATTAGGACAGTGAGCTAAGTCTGAACGACGCAGCAGAAACAATGAGTTTGTTAAGCTGGTTGACACGGTTATAAAGGTCACTGGTGTAAAAAAGGCCATCGGACGTTATAAAGTCTACAGGAATCTCCTGAAACTGcagtttttacatgactgtttCTTCTCTAAATTTCAAAAATTGCACCACTGATtgagaaacaacacaaatgaaagGAAGAGAAACCAAGTGACCGAAACTGCGAGCTGTCAATGACGCCTAATGTGATAAATGATTGTTAGGCCGCGGCTTCACCTTGAACATAACGGTCCTCCCAGCAGTTCCCGCTGTCTGAGTCAGCGTCCCTCACCATAACATGCACTCAATCTGTTAGCTGACTTCAAGTGGCTGCGATTTCTGCCAcaaaggcactttttttttttccagagtaaCCTTGCAAATCAAAAACATTCACCTCTTTGTGAACATGCAGTGGTATCACAGGACAAAGAAGAGGAAATCCAACATGGGGAAAGTGACAGATTTATCTCGTGACACCAGCGGAGTGACATTTTTGAGTGATGCTCAGCGACACGCAAGCAGGAAGTGTACAATAATGGGAGAAGAGTCGTGGCATCTCCCAGAGATTTGTGAGTGAGGGGCTATTTATAGCTTGACAGATGAGGCAAGGCGAGGAGAGTGGGCCACGCCACAGTGTGCTGGTGTttgtaagagtgtgtgtgtgtgtgtgtgtgtgtgtgtgtgtgtgtgtaagtaggTGGTCAGCAACACTGCGGCGTGAAGCACTGGAACATGAATatccagaggtgtgtgtgtgcgtcagtctgtgtgtgtgtggtgaccaCAAAGAAGAGGGGAGTCCTGCCCTGAAAGTCTTTCCATCTGCCACAATgcagcacaaacagcagcagcagcagcagcagaggaaagaggtgaagcagagagaaGGGGACCAAAAAACTGCAGGAGGTGCTTATTCCTGGCACCTGACCAAGCGCAGCTCTGAAACACCACACGACGCCGTCACAGTGCTCATGCAACGAGGCAGGCTACACCCAGCGTTTGAAGAGATGCCCTGAAGAAAGGTCAACGgcactgaaatattcacaaaaacaaagcagggaGGAAATAAACCTCAGCCCCTTTTCCAGAAGGTAAACAGCTCCGCTCGATGCCTaaatcatcatcagcatcagtGGATCTCAAACGCCAGGTACAGTCCGAGGTGAGCTGATAAAGTAGCATCCATTGGCAGGTTGCAGACCTATCTATATTTAGATCAGTACTGTCGCAGCTACGCTACGACACAAActcctcacatacacacacacacacacacacaaaacagcatcCCACAGATAACCTGCCGGCAAACAGCTGGGAATCAAGGTCACGCTGTCGAGCTGTGAACACTCCGCTGCTGTGGTGTTGATTCCTGACCGTCTAACAAAGTGAAAAGCAGCGTTTTTCTGACACAATGTACCGTGTCAGGCTGGAATTGACATGAGATGATCA is a genomic window containing:
- the adam23b gene encoding disintegrin and metalloproteinase domain-containing protein 23 isoform X2; amino-acid sequence: MRLISVATLLVSVLSPWLRPSAASYDSQGVEDKVERDAVPALLKQQATAAPATDNTTRHAAEHVITYPSRLIYYLNEDSESTYHDLNTRTRNQASEGQAVHLAQVSFQLEAFGSRFVLDLALNNDLLSSDYVEIHYEGGKPVLSKGGEHCYYHGQVRGNENSHAALSTCNGLHGMFDDGVHVYLIEPLLQTHSIDTAARPHKLRRTASLPWSHDSEEEVEEEQLFSELDELSWLKRRKKRAMPRSVFEEMKYLEVMIVSDHSMYKRHKSKQHTRNFAKSAVNIVDGIFKEHLHTRVVLVAVEIWTDKDHIPISVRPQEMLRDFSKYRQQSIKHHADSVQLLSNVTFHYRRSSTAYFGGMCSVSRGVGVNEYGTTASMAGSLSQSLAQNLGIQWDPASKRKECGCASLWAGCIMEDNGVQHPQRFSKCSITDYKEFLLKGGGSCLFNRPTKLFNEAECGNGFVEVGEECDCGARADCYKECCKKCSLANGAHCSDGPCCNNTCLFYPRGYSCRYAVNDCDISETCSGDSGQCPPNLHKQDGYYCQVNKGRCYSGECKTRENQCKYIWGSKAGGSEKFCYEKLNTEGTEKGNCGKDGDKWVQCSKHDVFCGYLLCTNIGRVPRIGTMKGDVTPTSFNHQGNVIQCTGAHVLLDDDTDLGYVEDGTPCGPSMMCLDRKCLPIQLLNMSTCPSGPNGQVCSAHGVCNNEATCTCDSTWAGTDCSMPDPPKEPEAAQEEEPKVSVATNRLIGAVAGTILALGVIFGGTGWGIENVKKRRYDPNATAI
- the adam23b gene encoding disintegrin and metalloproteinase domain-containing protein 23 isoform X1, with the protein product MRLISVATLLVSVLSPWLRPSAASYDSQGVEDKVERDAVPALLKQQATAAPATDNTTRHAAEHVITYPSRLIYYLNEDSESTYHDLNTRTRNQASEGQAVHLAQVSFQLEAFGSRFVLDLALNNDLLSSDYVEIHYEGGKPVLSKGGEHCYYHGQVRGNENSHAALSTCNGLHGMFDDGVHVYLIEPLLQTHSIDTAARPHKLRRTASLPWSHDSEEEVEEEQLFSELDELSWLKRRKKRAMPRSVFEEMKYLEVMIVSDHSMYKRHKSKQHTRNFAKSAVNIVDGIFKEHLHTRVVLVAVEIWTDKDHIPISVRPQEMLRDFSKYRQQSIKHHADSVQLLSNVTFHYRRSSTAYFGGMCSVSRGVGVNEYGTTASMAGSLSQSLAQNLGIQWDPASKRKECGCASLWAGCIMEDNGVQHPQRFSKCSITDYKEFLLKGGGSCLFNRPTKLFNEAECGNGFVEVGEECDCGARADCYKECCKKCSLANGAHCSDGPCCNNTCLFYPRGYSCRYAVNDCDISETCSGDSGQCPPNLHKQDGYYCQVNKGRCYSGECKTRENQCKYIWGSKAGGSEKFCYEKLNTEGTEKGNCGKDGDKWVQCSKHDVFCGYLLCTNIGRVPRIGTMKGDVTPTSFNHQGNVIQCTGAHVLLDDDTDLGYVEDGTPCGPSMMCLDRKCLPIQLLNMSTCPSGPNGQVCSAHGVCNNEATCTCDSTWAGTDCSMPDPPKEPEAAQEEEPKGPSATNLIIGSIAGAILVAAIVLGGTGWGFKNVKKRRYDPNATAI